A window from Festucalex cinctus isolate MCC-2025b chromosome 4, RoL_Fcin_1.0, whole genome shotgun sequence encodes these proteins:
- the fhod1 gene encoding FH1/FH2 domain-containing protein 1 isoform X11, whose amino-acid sequence MSAVTCRVQFLLDQDPFICTNFPEPRRPPSLDVDENAPLSQVVPLVHKLLDAPLKLEECTLQACPQGNYLDLDSSLAEQRDDLESFYQEVTKGKKPLLTLRTHLTVRVHAILEKLYNSHGPELRRSLFSLKQLFQDDKDLVPEFVASEGLTCLVKVGAEADHNYQNYILRALSQIMLFVDGMNGVVNHSETLEWLYTLTGSESRLLVKTSLKLLIVFVEYQESNSPALIAAVNAVDARRGVPAWSYVMDILHERTASDDELLVFAITLVNKTLAALPDQDSFYDVADCLESLGMEDVVARNLAGAGAQPHLKTQFHVYETALRHEDGDISDPAPHLRKERRKMAGGEQEVRRRRRSSNQNAAEPTATASSAGSSPCASSGGSPALSAASSPSGSLRGSPTPPSPASASASPPLHRHDDHDDNDDNDDSDAKTPPSPSPSDHPSANKTSFKDTFLRSLVASQWEKKRRSQHLSRSKLSSSDDVITQGPAANEDEDTNGGLPANGVPCPPQRQPGGVQRQVSTLSNDRKFLLDMLFSKASAPGAPAAPSATAPSPDNGGAGEDDHFLPGEGGHVSNGDGDGEAAVPRVLRRLSSFQARSLESAAPSESSASRRAELEGLEGSAQVALARLAEEQQKRCVRQQSSVDVEGPAQRLESTQMTPLGPGGGPGDAWDRLQPSGASLRIKDLDFSDLLDEEDVDVLDMDTSDSASSCSSAPAPLGGAPPPPPPLPGGLAPPPPPPLPGSLAPPPPPPLPGSLAPPPPPPLPGGPAPPPPPPLPGSLAPPPPPPPPSSGAPSPLVGKKKKTVKLFWRELKPTSAPSKCRFGRGTVWASLDTVQVDTGRLEHLFESRAKEMPIVKKAAETKKSEILVLDSKRSNAINIGMTVLPAVHVIKAAILNFDEFAISKEGIEKILTMTPTEEEKRKIQEAQLANPDVPLGPAERFLSGLASVSALTPRLQLWSFKLNYDTLEKEIAEPLFDLKLAMEQLSANQTFRRILATLLAIGNFLNGSHAAGFELAYLEKVTEVKDTVQRQSLLHHTCNLITENHPQSSDVYSEIPAVTRSAKVPRRSLLSSYPNFNIRYYRHNMRVDFELLAENLVQLERRCKASWENLKVVSKHETKSALKNKMADFLKDCTQRIVILKVVHRRVINRFHSFLLFLGQPAASARDTKATAFCRVISEFALEYRTTRERALALKRKRDKHRERTKTRGKMITETEKFSGAVPCSDITAPVSAALEAESEREAEHHNMTQMLTDERAPPRRSRTARSSAGPSPSPSARWRSSSPQDEDDIMERLVKSVTRNPSDRTSSPKSRKRSRLNRKSMRRTLKSGVSADVIQALGLDKSDHV is encoded by the exons AGAAGTTGTACAACAGCCACGGTCCGGAGCTGCGCCGCTCGCTCTTCTCGCTCAAGCAGCTGTTCCAG gaTGACAAGGACCTGGTTCCCGAGTTCGTGGCGTCCGAGGGTTTGACGTGTTTGGTGAAAGTTGGAGCCGAGGCCGACCACAACTACCAGAATTACATCCTCAGAG CCCTCAGTCAGATCATGTTGTTCGTGGACGGCATGAACGGCGTGGTCAACCACAGCGAAACTCTGGAGTGGCTCTACACcctgacaggaagtgag TCTCGTCTGCTGGTCAAAACGTCCCTCAAGCTCCTCATCGTCTTTGTGGAATATCAAGAATCCAACAGCCCCGCCCTCATCGCCGCCGTCAACGCCGTCGACGCGCGCAGAG GCGTGCCGGCGTGGTCGTACGTGATGGACATCCTGCACGAGCGGACGGCCAGCGACGACGAGCTGCTGGTCTTCGCCATCACTTTGGTCAACAAGACGCTGGCGGCGCTCCCCGACCAGGATTCCTTTTACGACGTCGCCGACTGCCTGGAGAGTCTCGGCATGGAAGACGTGGTCGCCAGGAACCTCGCCGGCGCCGGCGCGCAGCCCCACCTCAAAACGCAGTTCCACGTATACGAG ACAGCCCTGCGACACGAGGACGGCGACATCTCGGACCCCGCCCCTCACCTGCGAAAAGAGCGTCGCAAGATGGCCGGCGGCGAGCAGGAGGTGCGCAGGCGTCGCCGCTCGTCCAACCAGAACGCGGCCGAGCCGACGGCGACGGCGTCCTCCGCCGGCTCCTCCCCCTGCGCGTCGTCCGGCGGCAGCCCCGCCCTCTCCGCCGCCTCCAGCCCCTCGGGATCCCTCCGGGGCTCGCCGACTCCTCCGTCTCCTGCCTCGGCCTCGGCCTCGCCCCCGCTCCATCGCCACGACGACCACGACGACAACGACGACAACGATGACAGCGACGCAAAGACGCCGCCCAGCCC GTCGCCTTCGGATCATCCCAGCGCCAACAAGACGTCTTTCAA AGACACCTTCCTGCGCAGTTTGGTGGCCAGCCAATGGGAGAAGAAGAGGCGGAGTCAACACCTGAGCCGCTCCAAGCTGTCCTcgtctgatgatgtcatcacacaGGGACCCGCGGCAAATGAGGACGAGGACACCAATGGGGGACTTCCTGCCAATG gtgtGCCGTGCCCCCCCCAGCGCCAGCCAG GTGGCGTCCAGCGTCAAGTCAGCACGCTGTCCAACGACAGGAAGTTCCTTCTGGACATGCTCTTCTCCAAGGCCTCGGCCCCCGGGGCCCCCGCGGCCCCTTCCGCCACCGCACCCAGCCCCGACAACGGCGGCGCCGGGGAAGATGATCACTTCCTGCCTGGTGAGGGAGGCCACGTCTCAAACGGTGACG GCGACGGCGAGGCGGCAGTTCCGCGGGTGCTGCGACGTCTGTCCAGCTTCCAAGCGCGCTCGCTGGAGTCGGCCGCTCCCAGCGAGAGCAGCGCCTCCCGCAGGGCCGAGCTGGAAGGCCTGGAAGGCTCCGCCCAGGTGGCGCTGGCGAGGCTGGCCGAAGAGCAGCAG AAGCGTTGCGTGCGCCAGCAGAGCAGCGTGGACGTGGAGGGTCCCGCCCAGCGGCTGGAGAGCACCCAGATGACCCCGCTGGGGCCCGGCGGCGGTCCCGGGGACGCGTGGGACCGCCTCCAGCCCAGCGGCGCCAGCCTCCGCATCAAAGACTTGGACTTCTCGGACCTGCTGGACGAGGAGGACGTCGACGTTCTGGACATGGACACGTCGGACTCtgcctcttcctgctcttctgCGCCGGCCCCCTTAGGGGgggctcctccccctcctcctcccctccctGGTGGCctggctcctccccctcctcctcccctccctGGCAGCTtggctcctcctccacctccgccCCTCCCTGGCAGCCttgctcctccccctcctcctcccctccccGGCGGTccggctcctccccctcctcctcccctccctGGCAGCTTggctcctcctccccctccgcctcctccctcaTCTGGCGCGCCATCCCCGTTGGTgggtaagaagaagaagacggtgAAGTTGTTCTGGCGCGAACTGAAGCCGACGTCGGCGCCGTCCAAGTGTCGCTTTGGGCGGGGCACGGTGTGGGCGTCGCTGGACACGGTGCAAGTGGACACGGGGCGGCTGGAGCACCTGTTTGAGTCCAGAGCCAAAGAGATGCCCATTGTCAAG AAAGCGGCGGAGACCAAGAAGTCCGAGATCCTGGTCCTGGACTCCAAGCGGTCCAACGCCATCAACATCGGGATGACGGTCCTGCCCGCCGTTCACGTCATCAAGGCCGCCATCCTCAACTTCGACGAGTTTGCCATCAGCAAGGAGGGCATCGAG AAGATCCTGACGATGACGCCGACGGAGGAGGAGAAGCGGAAGATCCAGGAGGCGCAGCTGGCCAATCCGGACGTTCCGCTGGGGCCGGCCGAGCGCTTCCTGTCCGGCCTGGCCTCCGTCAGCGCCTTGACCCCCCGCCTGCAGCTTTGGTCCTTCAAGCTCAACTACGACACTCTGGAGAAG GAGATCGCGGAGCCGCTGTTTGACCTGAAATTGGCCATGGAGcagctgtcggccaatcagacctTCAGGAGGATCCTGGCCACGCTGCTCGCCATCGGAAACTTCCTCAACGGCTCCCAC gcCGCGGGCTTCGAGCTGGCCTACCTGGAGAAGGTGACGGAGGTGAAGGACACGGTCCAGCGGCAGTCTCTGCTCCATCACACCTGCAACTTGATCACGGAAAATCACCCGCAATCCTCCGACGTGTACTCGGAGATCCCGGCCGTCACACGCTCCGCAAAGGTGCCTCGTCGTTCGCTTCTTTCCTCATATCCAAACTTCAAca tacgATATTATCGTCACAATATGAGA GTGGACTTTGAGCTTCTGGCGGAGAATCTGGTCCAGCTGGAGAGACGCTGCAAAGCGTCGTGGGAAAACCTGAAGGTGGTCTCCAAGCACGAGACCAAAAGCGCCCTGAAGAACaagatggccgacttcctgaAGGACTGCACGCAGCGGATCGTCATCCTCAAGGTGGTCCACAGGCGAGTCATCAACAG GTTCCACTCGTTCCTGCTGTTCCTGGGCCAGCCGGCGGCGTCGGCGCGCGACACCAAAGCGACCGCCTTCTGCCGCGTCATCAGCGAGTTCGCGCTGGAGTACCGCACCACGCGCGAGAGGGCGCTGGCGCTCAAGCGCAAGCGGGACAAACACCGGGAGAGGACCAAGACGCGAGGAAAGATGATCACCGAG ACGGAGAAGTTCTCGGGGGCGGTGCCTTGCTCCGACATCACCGCCCCCGTCTCGGCGGCGCTGGAGGCGGAGTCCGAGCGGGAGGCGGAGCACCACAACATGACGCAGATGCTGACGGACGAGCGAGCGCCGCCGAGACGCTCGCGCACCGCCCGCA GTTCGGCGGGTCCGAGTCCGAGTCCGTCCGCCCGCTGGCGGTCTTCGTCGCCGCAGGACGAAGACGACATCATGGAACGTCTGGTCAAGTCGGTCACCCGCAACCCGTCGGATCGGACGTCCAGTCCCAAAAGCCGCAAGCGCTCCCGACTCAACAGGAAGTCCA tgAGGAGGACGCTGAAGAGCGGCGTGAGCGCGGACGTCATTCAGGCTTTGGGACTGGACAAGAGCGACCACGTCTGA
- the fhod1 gene encoding FH1/FH2 domain-containing protein 1 isoform X6, whose product MSAVTCRVQFLLDQDPFICTNFPEPRRPPSLDVDENAPLSQVVPLVHKLLDAPLKLEECTLQACPQGNYLDLDSSLAEQRDDLESFYQEVTKGKKPLLTLRTHLTVRVHAILEKLYNSHGPELRRSLFSLKQLFQDDKDLVPEFVASEGLTCLVKVGAEADHNYQNYILRALSQIMLFVDGMNGVVNHSETLEWLYTLTGSESRLLVKTSLKLLIVFVEYQESNSPALIAAVNAVDARRGVPAWSYVMDILHERTASDDELLVFAITLVNKTLAALPDQDSFYDVADCLESLGMEDVVARNLAGAGAQPHLKTQFHVYETALRHEDGDISDPAPHLRKERRKMAGGEQEVRRRRRSSNQNAAEPTATASSAGSSPCASSGGSPALSAASSPSGSLRGSPTPPSPASASASPPLHRHDDHDDNDDNDDSDAKTPPSPARSFLSHHMSSLGLSRKSRIFSKAQSQDTPAAAASQDPPIPCRSPSDHPSANKTSFNADEVFRGDTFLRSLVASQWEKKRRSQHLSRSKLSSSDDVITQGPAANEDEDTNGGLPANGVPCPPQRQPGGVQRQVSTLSNDRKFLLDMLFSKASAPGAPAAPSATAPSPDNGGAGEDDHFLPGEGGHVSNGDGDGEAAVPRVLRRLSSFQARSLESAAPSESSASRRAELEGLEGSAQVALARLAEEQQKRCVRQQSSVDVEGPAQRLESTQMTPLGPGGGPGDAWDRLQPSGASLRIKDLDFSDLLDEEDVDVLDMDTSDSASSCSSAPAPLGGAPPPPPPLPGGLAPPPPPPLPGSLAPPPPPPLPGSLAPPPPPPLPGGPAPPPPPPLPGSLAPPPPPPPPSSGAPSPLVGKKKKTVKLFWRELKPTSAPSKCRFGRGTVWASLDTVQVDTGRLEHLFESRAKEMPIVKKAAETKKSEILVLDSKRSNAINIGMTVLPAVHVIKAAILNFDEFAISKEGIEKILTMTPTEEEKRKIQEAQLANPDVPLGPAERFLSGLASVSALTPRLQLWSFKLNYDTLEKEIAEPLFDLKLAMEQLSANQTFRRILATLLAIGNFLNGSHAAGFELAYLEKVTEVKDTVQRQSLLHHTCNLITENHPQSSDVYSEIPAVTRSAKVPRRSLLSSYPNFNIRYYRHNMRVDFELLAENLVQLERRCKASWENLKVVSKHETKSALKNKMADFLKDCTQRIVILKVVHRRVINRFHSFLLFLGQPAASARDTKATAFCRVISEFALEYRTTRERALALKRKRDKHRERTKTRGKMITETEKFSGAVPCSDITAPVSAALEAESEREAEHHNMTQMLTDERAPPRRSRTARSSAGPSPSPSARWRSSSPQDEDDIMERLVKSVTRNPSDRTSSPKSRKRSRLNRKSMRRTLKSGVSADVIQALGLDKSDHV is encoded by the exons AGAAGTTGTACAACAGCCACGGTCCGGAGCTGCGCCGCTCGCTCTTCTCGCTCAAGCAGCTGTTCCAG gaTGACAAGGACCTGGTTCCCGAGTTCGTGGCGTCCGAGGGTTTGACGTGTTTGGTGAAAGTTGGAGCCGAGGCCGACCACAACTACCAGAATTACATCCTCAGAG CCCTCAGTCAGATCATGTTGTTCGTGGACGGCATGAACGGCGTGGTCAACCACAGCGAAACTCTGGAGTGGCTCTACACcctgacaggaagtgag TCTCGTCTGCTGGTCAAAACGTCCCTCAAGCTCCTCATCGTCTTTGTGGAATATCAAGAATCCAACAGCCCCGCCCTCATCGCCGCCGTCAACGCCGTCGACGCGCGCAGAG GCGTGCCGGCGTGGTCGTACGTGATGGACATCCTGCACGAGCGGACGGCCAGCGACGACGAGCTGCTGGTCTTCGCCATCACTTTGGTCAACAAGACGCTGGCGGCGCTCCCCGACCAGGATTCCTTTTACGACGTCGCCGACTGCCTGGAGAGTCTCGGCATGGAAGACGTGGTCGCCAGGAACCTCGCCGGCGCCGGCGCGCAGCCCCACCTCAAAACGCAGTTCCACGTATACGAG ACAGCCCTGCGACACGAGGACGGCGACATCTCGGACCCCGCCCCTCACCTGCGAAAAGAGCGTCGCAAGATGGCCGGCGGCGAGCAGGAGGTGCGCAGGCGTCGCCGCTCGTCCAACCAGAACGCGGCCGAGCCGACGGCGACGGCGTCCTCCGCCGGCTCCTCCCCCTGCGCGTCGTCCGGCGGCAGCCCCGCCCTCTCCGCCGCCTCCAGCCCCTCGGGATCCCTCCGGGGCTCGCCGACTCCTCCGTCTCCTGCCTCGGCCTCGGCCTCGCCCCCGCTCCATCGCCACGACGACCACGACGACAACGACGACAACGATGACAGCGACGCAAAGACGCCGCCCAGCCC CGCTCGCTCTTTCCTCAGCCACCACATGTCCTCTTTGGGTCTGAGCAGGAAGTCCAGGATCTTCTCCAAGGCCCAAAGCCAGGacacgcccgccgccgccgcctcgcaGGATCCGCCCATTCCCTGCAG GTCGCCTTCGGATCATCCCAGCGCCAACAAGACGTCTTTCAA CGCCGACGAGGTTTTCCGCGG AGACACCTTCCTGCGCAGTTTGGTGGCCAGCCAATGGGAGAAGAAGAGGCGGAGTCAACACCTGAGCCGCTCCAAGCTGTCCTcgtctgatgatgtcatcacacaGGGACCCGCGGCAAATGAGGACGAGGACACCAATGGGGGACTTCCTGCCAATG gtgtGCCGTGCCCCCCCCAGCGCCAGCCAG GTGGCGTCCAGCGTCAAGTCAGCACGCTGTCCAACGACAGGAAGTTCCTTCTGGACATGCTCTTCTCCAAGGCCTCGGCCCCCGGGGCCCCCGCGGCCCCTTCCGCCACCGCACCCAGCCCCGACAACGGCGGCGCCGGGGAAGATGATCACTTCCTGCCTGGTGAGGGAGGCCACGTCTCAAACGGTGACG GCGACGGCGAGGCGGCAGTTCCGCGGGTGCTGCGACGTCTGTCCAGCTTCCAAGCGCGCTCGCTGGAGTCGGCCGCTCCCAGCGAGAGCAGCGCCTCCCGCAGGGCCGAGCTGGAAGGCCTGGAAGGCTCCGCCCAGGTGGCGCTGGCGAGGCTGGCCGAAGAGCAGCAG AAGCGTTGCGTGCGCCAGCAGAGCAGCGTGGACGTGGAGGGTCCCGCCCAGCGGCTGGAGAGCACCCAGATGACCCCGCTGGGGCCCGGCGGCGGTCCCGGGGACGCGTGGGACCGCCTCCAGCCCAGCGGCGCCAGCCTCCGCATCAAAGACTTGGACTTCTCGGACCTGCTGGACGAGGAGGACGTCGACGTTCTGGACATGGACACGTCGGACTCtgcctcttcctgctcttctgCGCCGGCCCCCTTAGGGGgggctcctccccctcctcctcccctccctGGTGGCctggctcctccccctcctcctcccctccctGGCAGCTtggctcctcctccacctccgccCCTCCCTGGCAGCCttgctcctccccctcctcctcccctccccGGCGGTccggctcctccccctcctcctcccctccctGGCAGCTTggctcctcctccccctccgcctcctccctcaTCTGGCGCGCCATCCCCGTTGGTgggtaagaagaagaagacggtgAAGTTGTTCTGGCGCGAACTGAAGCCGACGTCGGCGCCGTCCAAGTGTCGCTTTGGGCGGGGCACGGTGTGGGCGTCGCTGGACACGGTGCAAGTGGACACGGGGCGGCTGGAGCACCTGTTTGAGTCCAGAGCCAAAGAGATGCCCATTGTCAAG AAAGCGGCGGAGACCAAGAAGTCCGAGATCCTGGTCCTGGACTCCAAGCGGTCCAACGCCATCAACATCGGGATGACGGTCCTGCCCGCCGTTCACGTCATCAAGGCCGCCATCCTCAACTTCGACGAGTTTGCCATCAGCAAGGAGGGCATCGAG AAGATCCTGACGATGACGCCGACGGAGGAGGAGAAGCGGAAGATCCAGGAGGCGCAGCTGGCCAATCCGGACGTTCCGCTGGGGCCGGCCGAGCGCTTCCTGTCCGGCCTGGCCTCCGTCAGCGCCTTGACCCCCCGCCTGCAGCTTTGGTCCTTCAAGCTCAACTACGACACTCTGGAGAAG GAGATCGCGGAGCCGCTGTTTGACCTGAAATTGGCCATGGAGcagctgtcggccaatcagacctTCAGGAGGATCCTGGCCACGCTGCTCGCCATCGGAAACTTCCTCAACGGCTCCCAC gcCGCGGGCTTCGAGCTGGCCTACCTGGAGAAGGTGACGGAGGTGAAGGACACGGTCCAGCGGCAGTCTCTGCTCCATCACACCTGCAACTTGATCACGGAAAATCACCCGCAATCCTCCGACGTGTACTCGGAGATCCCGGCCGTCACACGCTCCGCAAAGGTGCCTCGTCGTTCGCTTCTTTCCTCATATCCAAACTTCAAca tacgATATTATCGTCACAATATGAGA GTGGACTTTGAGCTTCTGGCGGAGAATCTGGTCCAGCTGGAGAGACGCTGCAAAGCGTCGTGGGAAAACCTGAAGGTGGTCTCCAAGCACGAGACCAAAAGCGCCCTGAAGAACaagatggccgacttcctgaAGGACTGCACGCAGCGGATCGTCATCCTCAAGGTGGTCCACAGGCGAGTCATCAACAG GTTCCACTCGTTCCTGCTGTTCCTGGGCCAGCCGGCGGCGTCGGCGCGCGACACCAAAGCGACCGCCTTCTGCCGCGTCATCAGCGAGTTCGCGCTGGAGTACCGCACCACGCGCGAGAGGGCGCTGGCGCTCAAGCGCAAGCGGGACAAACACCGGGAGAGGACCAAGACGCGAGGAAAGATGATCACCGAG ACGGAGAAGTTCTCGGGGGCGGTGCCTTGCTCCGACATCACCGCCCCCGTCTCGGCGGCGCTGGAGGCGGAGTCCGAGCGGGAGGCGGAGCACCACAACATGACGCAGATGCTGACGGACGAGCGAGCGCCGCCGAGACGCTCGCGCACCGCCCGCA GTTCGGCGGGTCCGAGTCCGAGTCCGTCCGCCCGCTGGCGGTCTTCGTCGCCGCAGGACGAAGACGACATCATGGAACGTCTGGTCAAGTCGGTCACCCGCAACCCGTCGGATCGGACGTCCAGTCCCAAAAGCCGCAAGCGCTCCCGACTCAACAGGAAGTCCA tgAGGAGGACGCTGAAGAGCGGCGTGAGCGCGGACGTCATTCAGGCTTTGGGACTGGACAAGAGCGACCACGTCTGA